The DNA sequence ATAGCACAGTGTTTCCTTGTATCTCTTTGCCATCTTCAATATGGGATCTTTCTGCTATTTGCTGGTTTGATATTCATTATGAGCAGCTTCATCTATTTCCTCTTGCCTGAAACAAAGCAAGTTCCTATTGAAGAGATTTATCTTTTGTTCCAAAACCACTGGTTTTGGAAAAGATATGTAAACGATGGGGACGAAGTTGGACATAATGTGATGCCTGGAAAAGTTGATGGGAAGTAAACTAAGAACACGAGTTTagcattttaataaatatttccaaatttGTTGCCTATACTTATTTTGTTTGTAAGTTGTACAAATATTTATGAAAGAAGCTTACCATTGATGCCTGCCTAGTAGAGGTTTCGGAACAACATTCAGTTACAAATGAAGCCAAAACAGAAAACTACATTAGTTAAAACAATTGATGTAAAGTTGTACATGAACACTGTCATTTATCATCAAGCCGCAAGAAAAAAAAGGGTTATGACTATTGCTGTTGTTTCACTCTATTCATTTGAAACGGAAAATTTCATTAAAGCCAAAACAATTGACAAATATAGGAGCTGCATAAAAGTAAATGCAGAACTTTATAGCTTAAGGTAATGAATGAATGTAATTATTGATATAATACATTTCAGAAATGATATACATCATGCTAATAGTTTGGCTAGTTCATCAACTCTTAAGCTTCCCAAAGGTACAACATTTTGTAAAGGTTCATCAAAATCATTTTTCCTAAGAATTTTTGAACCCCTTTTTGTGTTTCTTTCCTTTGCAGCCACTGTCAATATTTCCTTTTTCGTGTTTCTTTCCTTTACACCTACTGTTAATGTCTTCTTTGGTTCCACGTCCTCAACATTTTGCTTCTTGTTATCTTCTTTTTCAGCCGTTTTGATCCGCACTTTCTTTGGCTGAAGCTTAAAGACAGGGCCAGGGGGAGCAGACTGAGAAAAGGCAACTGTCTTTTGATAGACAATGTCAGCATCTAACTGTGGATCATCTAAAACAATTGCCATCCCACCCTCAACAGCTTGTTGCAAGAGTGCTAATACTCCCTCTGTACAAGGCGCATAAATCTTTGATGGCTGGCTAGCATCTAGCAAGGCTTCTGAAGTAACTTGCTGCTTCTCATTAGCTAAGGAAACTGTTGCAGCAGAGTCCAATTTCGTTTCAATACTACCAACATCGGGCGGTATGGTATCAGATCCTGACCTTGTCATCGACAATTGATCATCTGGGGCTATATCCAATATGGTTTCAGTTCTAGATGCATCAGTATTAATAGGAGGCTCCACATCAGTCCTGCCAGGACTATCTGATACACTTGCATTGTAGTACATTTCCCTCGTAGCTCCTGAAACATCATCTACAGGGCTTTTAATATCAGATCTATTTTCAGTTTCAAATGTCGTTACTTCATTTGAAACTTCACCAGTTGAAGAGGATAATTCAACATGTTGTACAGATGATAAATCCTCATTTCCCTCTGTACCCATAACTTCAAATCCTCTTTGCATTGTGTTTGTACTGAGCAAATCAGAACTTGAATCACTAATTGAGCCTGTCATCGTGGTTACTAATTTGTTTTCCATAGTTGAAGCAACGGAACCTTCGCTATTAATACCAGATTCCTTGGCATCCTCAGAATCCGTTTCTGGTTTTGAGAGGGAGAATGTCCAATTACGTCCTCTCCAAATAAGTATGTGCTCGTTAGCAAATGATAACAGCACACAAGGGACAAGATCCTATATTCAAATTAAGAGAagcacttttatttatttatcacaTTTGTATTCTGTTATTCATATAAGAAATATGTGAATAATCAAACAAATTAAATTTGCAGACCTTTAGCTTAGCACCTATCTTTCGGTAATCACTACCATTCATTCCTTGGCAATTAATCCGTACTAGTTCACACTCTTCAAACGCTTCTCTGACATGTTGTACCAGGTCACAATACACACCATTTTTCCCTGTCTCAAAGGTCATTGCAGTTGTAAGTTtcctttctttttcatttactCATACTTTAAAGTCCATTAATCCAAAGTTGAAATCATCTATGAAAATCGAACAAAAAAGATACCTAGCTTGCATATTGGTATCAGATTCTGTCCCTTCTTGCGCATTTCAAATGCCTCTTCTGATGTCAGACCTTCAGGAATCCGCGGAATGAGCCTAGGATATACAGGTGTAATAGGTTTCCATAACATGAGAGGAAACTTCGGCCGAGTTCTGTAGTTGTAGTTTCTGCCTCTGAAAAGAAATATTACTCCCCCTTTACTATAGATTATCTTTCCTCCAGTTCTTTCCTGTCAAA is a window from the Cannabis sativa cultivar Pink pepper isolate KNU-18-1 chromosome 1, ASM2916894v1, whole genome shotgun sequence genome containing:
- the LOC115705634 gene encoding CRS2-associated factor 1, chloroplastic, giving the protein MALKFPIQFPIFSPTANPNPNPFLNPHHHRSPSELRFARWNNANAERFNEQRRSLQDIEDDIRRERRFDSATRIATVYDSASTRTTNGDDGFKSIGTPSYPSTPSIPGKKSKYSKNPNPPTDSHPAFRRASKSARKISKVTKEKPTGDRAARVQIGEDGMSYVIDGAPFEFKYSYTETPKVQPLKLREAPYVPFGPTTMPRPWTGRAPLPPSKKKLKEFDSFQLPPPHKKGVKPVQAPGPYLPGSGPKYVMSREEILGEPLTREEIKDLIDGCLRTRRQLNMGRDGLTHNMLDNIHALWKRRRVCKIKCKGVCTVDMDNVRQQLEERTGGKIIYSKGGVIFLFRGRNYNYRTRPKFPLMLWKPITPVYPRLIPRIPEGLTSEEAFEMRKKGQNLIPICKLGKNGVYCDLVQHVREAFEECELVRINCQGMNGSDYRKIGAKLKDLVPCVLLSFANEHILIWRGRNWTFSLSKPETDSEDAKESGINSEGSVASTMENKLVTTMTGSISDSSSDLLSTNTMQRGFEVMGTEGNEDLSSVQHVELSSSTGEVSNEVTTFETENRSDIKSPVDDVSGATREMYYNASVSDSPGRTDVEPPINTDASRTETILDIAPDDQLSMTRSGSDTIPPDVGSIETKLDSAATVSLANEKQQVTSEALLDASQPSKIYAPCTEGVLALLQQAVEGGMAIVLDDPQLDADIVYQKTVAFSQSAPPGPVFKLQPKKVRIKTAEKEDNKKQNVEDVEPKKTLTVGVKERNTKKEILTVAAKERNTKRGSKILRKNDFDEPLQNVVPLGSLRVDELAKLLA